In Xanthomonas sp. SI, the following are encoded in one genomic region:
- the lptB gene encoding LPS export ABC transporter ATP-binding protein — protein sequence MLLAEGLRKRYKQREVVREFALTLEAGEVVGLLGPNGAGKTTCFYMIVGLVEADAGRIVLDGNDITALPMYKRAKLGVGYLPQEPSVFRKLSVADNIRLVLELREDLDDAGRERELSSLLDELQIGHVAEQLGASLSGGERRRCEIARALAAKPRMMLLDEPFAGVDPISVGEIQRIVTHLKQRGIGVLITDHNVRETLGICDRAYILNEGSVLAQGVPEALLANSEVRRVYLGETFRL from the coding sequence ATGCTGCTCGCCGAAGGCCTGCGCAAGCGCTACAAGCAGCGCGAGGTCGTGCGCGAGTTCGCGCTGACCCTGGAGGCCGGCGAAGTGGTCGGCCTGCTCGGCCCCAACGGCGCCGGCAAGACCACCTGCTTCTACATGATCGTCGGCCTGGTCGAGGCCGATGCGGGGCGCATCGTGCTCGACGGCAACGACATCACCGCGCTGCCGATGTACAAGCGCGCCAAGCTCGGCGTCGGCTACCTGCCGCAGGAGCCGTCGGTGTTCCGCAAGCTCAGCGTGGCCGACAACATCCGCCTGGTGCTGGAACTGCGCGAAGACCTGGACGACGCCGGCCGCGAGCGCGAACTGTCCTCGCTGCTGGACGAACTGCAGATCGGCCACGTCGCCGAGCAGCTCGGCGCCAGCCTGTCCGGCGGCGAGCGCCGCCGCTGCGAGATCGCCCGCGCGCTGGCCGCCAAGCCGCGGATGATGCTGCTCGACGAACCCTTCGCCGGCGTCGATCCGATTTCGGTCGGCGAAATCCAGCGCATCGTCACCCACCTCAAGCAACGCGGCATCGGCGTGCTCATCACCGACCACAACGTGCGCGAAACCTTGGGAATCTGCGACCGGGCGTATATCCTCAACGAAGGCAGCGTGTTGGCGCAGGGGGTGCCTGAAGCGCTGCTGGCCAATAGCGAAGTCCGCCGCGTCTACCTCGGGGAAACCTTCAGGCTCTGA
- the raiA gene encoding ribosome-associated translation inhibitor RaiA, with product MRIETYGQQIEVTPALREYVETKLQRLKRHYEETIEVRAQLALRKPDHHVEATVNVPGRTLHADASAQTMYAAIDLLADKLDRLIIKHKEKKQDHHAAEVRDNIV from the coding sequence ATGCGTATCGAGACCTACGGCCAGCAGATCGAAGTCACCCCCGCCTTGCGCGAGTACGTGGAGACCAAGCTGCAGCGGCTGAAGCGGCATTACGAGGAAACCATCGAGGTCCGCGCCCAGCTGGCGCTGCGCAAGCCCGACCACCACGTCGAGGCCACGGTCAACGTTCCCGGCCGCACCCTGCACGCCGATGCCAGCGCGCAGACCATGTACGCGGCGATCGACCTGCTCGCCGACAAGCTCGACCGGCTGATCATCAAGCACAAGGAAAAGAAACAGGACCACCACGCCGCCGAGGTGCGCGACAATATCGTGTGA
- a CDS encoding PTS sugar transporter subunit IIA, whose amino-acid sequence MPLTDLMAAVRTQVLPAADRDTLLRTAASLLACPQAGFDELFASLREREQLGSTAIGHGIAIPHGRAPHLDAPRGALLRLDQPIDFDGNGTQVDLIFAMAVPAHYTHQHLMLLSELAEQFSDDGFREALRRAPDAAALHDLLGGAPQASAA is encoded by the coding sequence ATGCCCTTGACCGATCTTATGGCGGCCGTCCGCACCCAGGTGCTGCCGGCCGCCGATCGCGACACCCTGCTGCGTACCGCTGCCAGCCTGCTGGCCTGTCCGCAAGCCGGCTTCGACGAACTCTTCGCCAGCCTGCGCGAGCGCGAACAGCTCGGCAGCACCGCCATCGGCCATGGCATCGCCATCCCGCATGGCCGCGCCCCGCATCTCGACGCACCACGTGGCGCCTTGTTGCGGCTGGACCAGCCAATCGACTTCGACGGCAACGGCACGCAGGTCGATCTGATCTTCGCGATGGCCGTGCCGGCGCACTACACCCACCAACACCTGATGCTGCTGTCGGAACTGGCCGAACAGTTCTCCGACGACGGCTTCCGCGAGGCCCTGCGCCGCGCCCCCGACGCTGCCGCGCTGCACGACCTGCTCGGCGGCGCGCCCCAGGCCAGCGCCGCATGA
- a CDS encoding RNA polymerase factor sigma-54 produces MKARLQTSLGQHLVMTPQLRQAIKLLQMSSAELEVEIAEAVESNPLLEWTEDAAPTLDVAGAGRAEGEAEVAPPAGDTLDNVPQHDGDDWSDAEPAWSSGSGGSFDDDDDMGSAAERVAEPDTLIDHLLWQLHLSHLSPRDRSIGAALIDALDDDGYLREPLATIAETLQPDIVAEEEEILTVLHQIQRFDPVGIAARTLGECLNLQLDVLPADTPGLELARTIANGPLEKLPRSGIAGIAHELKRPASAVETAVTLLRSLDPRPGKQVGELSADTYVVPDCVIWRQRGVWHAALAGHARPKVTIHRGYEQLIRQCGESDAGYLRGQLQEARWLLKSLEARGETLLKVTRCLLRQQAGFLEFGEQALRPLTLREIAGELGLHESTISRAIARKYVRTPRGTIPLRAFFASGIDTDSGGEASSTAIQAMIRRLIEAENPRKPLSDAKLADLLKAAGVPVARRTVAKYREAMNISASHERVRIG; encoded by the coding sequence ATGAAAGCACGGCTGCAGACATCGCTGGGACAGCATCTGGTCATGACGCCGCAGTTGCGGCAGGCGATCAAGCTGTTGCAGATGTCCAGCGCCGAACTGGAAGTGGAGATCGCCGAGGCGGTGGAGAGCAATCCGCTGCTGGAATGGACCGAAGACGCCGCACCCACGCTCGATGTGGCCGGTGCCGGCCGCGCCGAAGGCGAGGCCGAGGTCGCGCCGCCGGCCGGCGATACGCTGGACAACGTGCCGCAGCACGACGGCGACGACTGGTCAGATGCCGAGCCGGCCTGGAGCAGCGGCAGCGGCGGCTCCTTCGACGACGACGACGACATGGGCAGCGCCGCCGAGCGCGTGGCCGAACCCGATACGCTGATCGATCACCTGCTGTGGCAGTTGCACCTGTCGCACCTGTCGCCGCGCGACCGCAGCATCGGCGCGGCGCTGATCGACGCGCTGGACGACGACGGCTACCTGCGCGAACCGCTGGCCACGATCGCAGAAACCTTGCAGCCGGACATCGTCGCCGAGGAGGAGGAAATCCTCACCGTGCTGCACCAGATCCAGCGCTTCGACCCGGTCGGCATCGCCGCGCGCACGCTGGGCGAATGCCTGAACCTGCAGCTGGACGTACTGCCCGCGGACACGCCCGGGCTGGAGCTGGCGCGCACGATTGCCAATGGCCCGCTGGAGAAGCTGCCGCGCAGCGGCATCGCCGGCATCGCCCACGAACTCAAACGCCCGGCCTCGGCGGTGGAGACCGCGGTCACTCTGCTGCGCTCGCTGGACCCGCGCCCAGGCAAGCAGGTCGGCGAACTCAGCGCCGACACCTACGTGGTGCCGGACTGCGTGATCTGGCGCCAGCGCGGCGTCTGGCATGCGGCGCTGGCCGGGCACGCGCGGCCCAAGGTCACCATCCACCGCGGCTACGAACAACTGATCCGCCAGTGCGGCGAAAGCGACGCCGGCTACCTGCGCGGCCAGCTGCAGGAGGCGCGCTGGCTGCTGAAGAGCCTGGAGGCGCGCGGCGAGACCCTGCTCAAGGTGACCCGCTGCCTGCTGCGCCAGCAGGCCGGCTTCCTCGAATTCGGCGAACAGGCGCTGCGCCCGCTGACCCTGCGCGAGATCGCCGGCGAACTGGGCCTGCACGAGAGCACGATCTCCCGCGCCATCGCCCGCAAGTACGTGCGCACCCCGCGCGGCACCATCCCGCTGCGCGCCTTCTTCGCCTCGGGCATCGACACCGACAGCGGCGGCGAAGCCTCCAGCACCGCCATTCAGGCGATGATCCGGCGCCTGATCGAGGCCGAGAACCCGCGCAAGCCGCTTTCTGACGCCAAGCTGGCCGACCTGCTGAAAGCCGCCGGCGTGCCTGTAGCGCGGCGCACGGTTGCGAAGTATCGTGAGGCCATGAACATTTCCGCTTCCCACGAACGCGTCCGCATCGGTTGA